The Bacteroidota bacterium genome contains a region encoding:
- a CDS encoding T9SS type A sorting domain-containing protein, with protein sequence MKKVIIFLFVFLISFNIFSQSAKPEVISSGGEFYENSNNSLSWTIGEVVVETTKSANNILTQGFQQPSYSLSTIKENINSEFEILAYPNPTSDFLNLEIKTDNKSYDIELEIIDISGKVVLNQKIKESISKINLSNFSKGTYLLKVFSKEIGEINVYKIQKIR encoded by the coding sequence ATGAAAAAAGTAATTATTTTTCTATTTGTATTTTTAATTAGTTTCAATATTTTTTCACAATCTGCAAAACCTGAAGTTATTAGTTCGGGTGGAGAGTTTTATGAAAATTCAAATAATTCTTTGAGTTGGACAATTGGTGAAGTTGTTGTTGAAACTACAAAATCTGCAAATAATATTTTAACACAAGGCTTTCAACAACCCTCTTATTCTTTATCAACAATTAAAGAAAATATTAACTCTGAGTTTGAGATTCTTGCATATCCTAATCCTACTTCCGATTTCCTAAACCTTGAAATTAAAACCGACAATAAAAGTTATGATATTGAACTTGAGATAATTGATATTTCAGGCAAAGTTGTTTTAAATCAAAAAATAAAAGAAAGTATTTCTAAAATAAATCTGAGCAATTTTTCAAAAGGAACTTATTTGCTCAAAGTATTTTCAAAAGAAATTGGTGAAATAAATGTTTATAAAATTCAAAAAATAAGATAA